One genomic window of Solanum stenotomum isolate F172 chromosome 9, ASM1918654v1, whole genome shotgun sequence includes the following:
- the LOC125876980 gene encoding G-type lectin S-receptor-like serine/threonine-protein kinase At4g27290 — protein sequence MKGKHFLFSCSIFLSILLISTALNSITTEKPIRDGDTIVSAGGVYELGFFSPGNLKNRYVGIWFKKIATRTVVWVANRNIPLNDNSGVLSLNPNGILVLVDNSNASIWSSNSSRSLTNPKARLLDSGNLVVSDGNDSDPEVNFAWQSFDYPGDTLLPGMKLGRNLVTGMDWYIESWKSTDDPAPGEYIERLDSHGYPQFFVWKNSSIVYSTGPWNGISFSSSPKNQPAIYYAFEFVIEQKEIYFKFELNESLPTRVVINQAGMVEHLTWIERNHRWIVYVSAQSDNCDRFALCGPYASCNINNSPPCDCLRGFEPRYPEQWYAVDWSNGCIRKTSLSCNQDGFLKFTNIKMPDSRHSWYNVSMNLEECKNMCLADCNCTAYSNLDIRNGGSGCLLWFGELIDIREYNQNEQHLFVRVAASELDSVRNRRGKRSALIAVISALVATSILIFLAWFTFQRKNKKTDKHTGGSEVGNKDLELPLFDLVTVTAATENFSSANVIGEGGFGQVYKGILPDGLEIAVKKLSTYSGQGVQELKNEIALISKLQHRNLVKLLGCCLEGEENMLIYEFMPNSSLDCFIFDPSRKASLAWKNRFEISVGISRGLLYLHQDSRFRIIHRDLKTSNILLDGGMNAKIADFGLAKIFGGEQVEGNTKRVIGTYGYMSPEYAVDGKYSVKSDVFSIGVIILELVSGRSNRKFRHLEHYHNLLGHAWLLWTEDKALELMDECLKESFSESQVLRCIQVGLLCAQKHPEDRPTMASVVFWLGNEGLVLPQPKQPGFFIERNSMDSTESAQFIS from the exons ATGAAAGggaaacattttttattttcttgctcTATATTTCTTTCCATCTTACTAATTTCCACAGCATTAAACTCAATCACAACAGAAAAACCAATTAGAGATGGTGACACAATTGTTTCAGCTGGAGGGGTTTATGAGCTTGGATTTTTCAGCCCTGGAAATTTGAAGAATCGCTACGTTGGCATATGGTTCAAGAAGATAGCAACTAGAACTGTCGTCTGGGTTGCCAACAGAAACATTCCATTGAATGACAATTCAGGAGTGTTATCACTCAATCCCAATGGAATTCTtgtacttgttgacaattcCAATGCCTCAATTTGGTCATCAAACTCATCAAGATCGTTAACGAATCCAAAAGCACGTCTCCTGGATTCCGGTAACCTTGTTGTGAGTGATGGAAATGATAGTGATCCAGAAGTTAATTTCGCGTGGCAGAGTTTTGATTATCCAGGAGATACTTTATTACCTGGGATGAAGCTTGGACGTAATTTGGTAACGGGAATGGATTGGTACATAGAGTCATGGAAGAGCACGGATGATCCTGCTCCTGGTGAATATATAGAACGTCTTGATTCTCATGGATACCCACAATTTTTCGTGTGGAAAAATTCGTCTATAGTATATAGCACAGGGCCATGGAATGGTATATCATTTAGTAGTAGTCCTAAAAATCAACCAGCTATATATTATGCTTTCGAGTTTGTTATTGAACAGAAGGAGATTTACTTTAAATTCGAGCTTAATGAGTCCCTGCCCACCAGGGTGGTGATCAATCAGGCTGGAATGGTAGAACACCTAACATGGATCGAGCGTAATCACAGATGGATAGTCTACGTATCAGCACAATCTGATAATTGTGATCGTTTTGCTTTATGTGGTCCTTATGCAAGTTGCAACATCAATAACTCTCCTCCATGTGACTGCCTGCGAGGTTTCGAGCCTAG GTATCCTGAACAATGGTATGCAGTGGACTGGTCAAATGGTTGTATAAGGAAAACTTCTTTGTCTTGTAACCAAGATGGTTTTCTTAAATTTACGAATATCAAGATGCCGGATTCTAGACACTCCTGGTATAATGTAAGCATGAATCTTGAAGAATGCAAGAATATGTGCTTGGCTGATTGCAATTGTACAGCCTACTCAAATCTTGATATAAGAAATGGCGGAAGTGGATGCTTACTATGGTTCGGTGAACTCATTGATATTAGAGAGTACAACCAAAATGAGCAACACCTGTTTGTGAGAGTTGCTGCTTCAGAATTAG ATTCAGTCAGGAATCGGAGGGGAAAGAGGTCAGCCCTGATTGCGGTCATTTCAGCACTAGTAGCAACTTCTATCCTCATCTTTCTAGCTTGGTTTACCTtccaaagaaagaacaaaaaaacaGATAAACATACTGGAG GTTCAGAAGTTGGAAACAAGGACCTTGAGTTGCCATTGTTTGATTTAGTTACTGTTACTGCTGCCACTGAAAATTTCTCTTCTGCAAATGTGATTGGTGAGGGTGGCTTTGGACAGGTTTACAAG GGTATTCTACCAGATGGACTAGAGATAGCAGTAAAGAAGCTATCAACGTATTCTGGACAAGGCGTTCAAgagttaaaaaatgaaattgctCTCATTTCCAAGCTGCAACATAGGAACCTTGTCAAGCTTTTGGGTTGCTGCcttgaaggagaagaaaatatgCTAATCTATGAGTTTATGCCCAACTCTAGCTTGGACTGTTTCATTTTTG ATCCAAGCAGAAAAGCTTCACTTGCATGGAAGAATCGCTTTGAAATTTCTGTGGGAATATCTCGAGGTCTTCTTTACCTTCACCAGGACTCAAGATTTAGAATTATTCATAGAGACCTCAAGACCAGCAACATTTTACTAGATGGCGGCATGAATGCCAAAATTGCTGACTTTGGCCTTGCCAAAATTTTTGGCGGAGAACAAGTGGAAGGAAATACTAAGAGAGTGATAGGGACATA TGGATATATGTCGCCAGAGTATGCTGTTGATGGGAAATATTCTGTAAAATCTGATGTATTCAGTATCGGTGTTATCATTCTAGAACTAGTTAGTGGCAGAAGCAACAGGAAATTTCGTCATTTGGAACATTATCACAATCTTTTGGGACAT GCATGGTTACTTTGGACTGAAGACAAAGCGTTGGAACTGATGGACGAATGTTTGAAAGAATCATTTTCAGAATCTCAAGTGTTGAGATGCATTCAGGTTGGTTTGTTGTGCGCCCAAAAACACCCTGAGGATAGGCCTACAATGGCATCAGTAGTTTTCTGGTTGGGAAATGAAGGCCTGGTTCTTCCTCAACCAAAGCAGCCTGGATTTTTTATAGAAAGGAATTCAATGGATTCAACAGAATCAGCTCAATTTATCAGTTAG
- the LOC125876979 gene encoding G-type lectin S-receptor-like serine/threonine-protein kinase At4g27290 isoform X1 — protein sequence MSQNLSKGLLFLFFCSHFFFILLISAALDTITTDKSIRDGDTIVSAGGIYELGFFSPGNPKNRYVCIWYKKISPRTVVWVANRDIPLNDRSGVLTLKPNGILVLVDNSNISIWSSNSSRSLKDPKARILDSGNLVVNDVNERDLEINFVWQSFDYPGNTFIPGMKLGRNLVTGMDWYMSSWKSIDDPSPGEYINRLDSHGYPQLFVWKNSTIVSSSGIWKGNAFTVSANSKPNNHYTSEFIINQQQIYYQFKLKNESLPSRMVLNPEGLIEHITWIESSQSWFLYSTVQFDNCGRFALCGPYASCNINNSPPCDCLQGFNPRVPQQSAADWSTGCVRRTSLDCNQDGFLKFTGIKMPDSRNSWFNESINLEECEKLCLADCNCTAYSNLDVRNGGSGCLQWFGDLIDIRELSQNEQNLFVRVAASEIDRKRSRKMSVLIGVISAVVATFILSFLAWFSFQRRKRRIGPRVENEDMELPLFDLVTVTSATGNFSAKNVIGKGGFGPVYKGILPNGQEIAVKRLSKHSGQGFQELKNEFVLISKLQHRNLVKLLGCCLEREERMLIYEFMPNASLDYFIFDPSRKTSLSWKNRFEIAIGISRGLLYLHQDSRLRIIHRDLKTSNILLDTNMNAKISDFGLAKIFGGDQVEGKTKSIVGTFGYMSPEYIVDGKYSVKSDVYSIGVIILEIVSGRRNRKFHHLEHLHNLLGHAWLLWTEGNALELMDECLKESFSESQVLRCIQVGLLCVQKLPEDRPIMASVVFWLGNEGLVLPQPKHPGFFTERNPMESTDEECLSNNATLTVLEPR from the exons ATGAGTCAGAATCTATCAAAAGGGCTACTGTTTTTATTCTTTTGCTCacattttttcttcatcttaCTAATTTCCGCGGCATTAGACACGATCACAACAGATAAATCCATTAGAGATGGTGACACAATTGTTTCAGCTGGTGGGATTTATGAGCTTGGATTTTTCAGTCCTGGAAATCCGAAGAATCGTTACGTCTGCATATGGTACAAGAAGATATCACCTAGAACTGTTGTCTGGGTTGCAAACAGAGATATTCCACTTAATGACAGATCAGGAGTTTTAACACTCAAACCCAATGGGATTCTTGTACTTGTTGATAATTCCAATATCTCAATTTGGTCATCAAACTCATCAAGATCCTTAAAGGATCCAAAAGCACGGATCCTGGATTCCGGGAACCTTGTTGTCAATGATGTAAATGAAAGAGACCTGGAAATTAATTTCGTGTGGCAGAGTTTTGATTATCCAGGAAATACTTTTATACCTGGCATGAAACTTGGACGTAATTTGGTCACGGGCATGGATTGGTACATGTCATCATGGAAGAGCATTGATGATCCTTCTCCTGGTGAATATATAAACCGTCTTGATTCTCATGGATACCCGCAATTGTTTGTGTGGAAAAATTCAACTATAGTGTCTAGCTCAGGGATATGGAAAGGTAATGCATTTACTGTTAGTGCAAATAGTAAACCAAATAATCATTACACTTCCGAGTTTATTATTAATCAGCAGCAAATTTACTACCAATTCAAGCTTAAGAATGAGTCACTGCCCAGCAGGATGGTGCTTAACCCGGAAGGTCTGATAGAACACATAACATGGATTGAGAGCAGTCAGAGTTGGTTTCTCTACTCAACAGTACAATTTGATAACTGTGGTCGTTTTGCTTTATGCGGTCCTTATGCAAGTTGCAACATCAATAACTCCCCTCCATGTGACTGCTTGCAAGGTTTCAATCCTAG GGTTCCTCAACAGTCTGCAGCAGATTGGTCTACTGGTTGTGTTAGGAGAACTTCTTTGGATTGTAACCAAGACGGTTTTCTTAAATTTACGGGCATCAAGATGCCTGATTCTAGAAACTCCTGGTTTAATGAGAGCATTAACCTTGAAGAATGTGAGAAATTATGCTTAGCTGATTGCAACTGTACAGCCTACTCAAATCTTGATGTTAGAAATGGCGGAAGTGGATGCTTACAATGGTTCGGAGATCTCATTGATATTCGAGAGTTGAGCCAAAATGAGCAAAACCTGTTTGTGAGAGTTGCTGCTTCAGAGATAG ACAGGAAGCGGAGTAGAAAGATGTCAGTCTTGATTGGTGTCATTTCAGCAGTGGTAGCAACATTTATCCTCAGTTTTTTAGCTTGGTTTTCCTtccaaagaaggaaaagaagaataG GTCCACGTGTTGAAAATGAGGACATGGAGCTTCCATTGTTTGATTTAGTTACTGTTACTAGTGCCACTGGGAACTTCTCTGCTAAGAATGTGATCGGGAAGGGTGGATTTGGACCAGTTTACAAG GGTATCCTACCAAATGGACAAGAGATAGCAGTAAAGAGGTTATCAAAGCATTCTGGACAAGGCTTTCAAGAGTTAAAAAATGAATTCGTTCTCATTTCCAAGCTGCAACACAGGAACCTTGTTAAGCTTTTGGGTTGCTGCCttgaaagagaagaaaggaTGCTAATCTATGAGTTTATGCCCAATGCTAGCTTGgactatttcatttttg ATCCAAGcagaaaaacttcactttcatGGAAGAACCGCTTTGAAATTGCTATAGGAATATCTCGAGGTCTTCTTTACCTTCACCAGGACTCAAGATTAAGAATTATTCACAGAGATCTCAAGACCAGCAACATTTTATTAGATACTAACATGAATGCCAAAATTTCTGACTTCGGCCTTGCCAAAATATTTGGTGGAGATCAAGTGGAAGGAAAAACTAAGAGTATAGTAGGGACATT TGGATATATGTCCCCGGAGTATATTGTTGATGGGAAGTATTCAGTAAAATCAGATGTATACAGCATCGGCGTAATCATTCTTGAAATAGTTAGTGGCAGAAGGAACAGGAAATTTCATCATTTGGAACATCTTCACAATCTTTTGGGACAT GCATGGTTACTTTGGACTGAAGGCAACGCGTTGGAACTGATGgatgaatgtttgaaagaatCATTTTCAGAATCTCAAGTGTTGAGATGCATCCAGGTCGGTTTGTTATGCGTCCAAAAACTCCCAGAGGATAGGCCTATAATGGCATCAGTGGTTTTTTGGTTGGGAAATGAAGGTCTGGTTCTTCCTCAACCAAAGCATCCAGGTTTTTTCACAGAGAGGAATCCAATGGAATCTACTGATGAAGAATGTCTAAGTAACAACGCGACGTTAACAGTTCTTGAGCCAAGATAG
- the LOC125876979 gene encoding G-type lectin S-receptor-like serine/threonine-protein kinase SD1-1 isoform X2, giving the protein MSVLIGVISAVVATFILSFLAWFSFQRRKRRIGPRVENEDMELPLFDLVTVTSATGNFSAKNVIGKGGFGPVYKGILPNGQEIAVKRLSKHSGQGFQELKNEFVLISKLQHRNLVKLLGCCLEREERMLIYEFMPNASLDYFIFDPSRKTSLSWKNRFEIAIGISRGLLYLHQDSRLRIIHRDLKTSNILLDTNMNAKISDFGLAKIFGGDQVEGKTKSIVGTFGYMSPEYIVDGKYSVKSDVYSIGVIILEIVSGRRNRKFHHLEHLHNLLGHAWLLWTEGNALELMDECLKESFSESQVLRCIQVGLLCVQKLPEDRPIMASVVFWLGNEGLVLPQPKHPGFFTERNPMESTDEECLSNNATLTVLEPR; this is encoded by the exons ATGTCAGTCTTGATTGGTGTCATTTCAGCAGTGGTAGCAACATTTATCCTCAGTTTTTTAGCTTGGTTTTCCTtccaaagaaggaaaagaagaataG GTCCACGTGTTGAAAATGAGGACATGGAGCTTCCATTGTTTGATTTAGTTACTGTTACTAGTGCCACTGGGAACTTCTCTGCTAAGAATGTGATCGGGAAGGGTGGATTTGGACCAGTTTACAAG GGTATCCTACCAAATGGACAAGAGATAGCAGTAAAGAGGTTATCAAAGCATTCTGGACAAGGCTTTCAAGAGTTAAAAAATGAATTCGTTCTCATTTCCAAGCTGCAACACAGGAACCTTGTTAAGCTTTTGGGTTGCTGCCttgaaagagaagaaaggaTGCTAATCTATGAGTTTATGCCCAATGCTAGCTTGgactatttcatttttg ATCCAAGcagaaaaacttcactttcatGGAAGAACCGCTTTGAAATTGCTATAGGAATATCTCGAGGTCTTCTTTACCTTCACCAGGACTCAAGATTAAGAATTATTCACAGAGATCTCAAGACCAGCAACATTTTATTAGATACTAACATGAATGCCAAAATTTCTGACTTCGGCCTTGCCAAAATATTTGGTGGAGATCAAGTGGAAGGAAAAACTAAGAGTATAGTAGGGACATT TGGATATATGTCCCCGGAGTATATTGTTGATGGGAAGTATTCAGTAAAATCAGATGTATACAGCATCGGCGTAATCATTCTTGAAATAGTTAGTGGCAGAAGGAACAGGAAATTTCATCATTTGGAACATCTTCACAATCTTTTGGGACAT GCATGGTTACTTTGGACTGAAGGCAACGCGTTGGAACTGATGgatgaatgtttgaaagaatCATTTTCAGAATCTCAAGTGTTGAGATGCATCCAGGTCGGTTTGTTATGCGTCCAAAAACTCCCAGAGGATAGGCCTATAATGGCATCAGTGGTTTTTTGGTTGGGAAATGAAGGTCTGGTTCTTCCTCAACCAAAGCATCCAGGTTTTTTCACAGAGAGGAATCCAATGGAATCTACTGATGAAGAATGTCTAAGTAACAACGCGACGTTAACAGTTCTTGAGCCAAGATAG